A window of Cytobacillus sp. FSL H8-0458 genomic DNA:
GTAAAAAAAGATTCCATTAGTGACCGGAATATATTCCTGGTTGCTGAGGTGAATGGAAGAATTGCCGGTTTTTCCAGGTGTCAGGGCAGCGAACTGAAACGAAGCAGACACAAAGTGGAATTTGGTGTATGTGTGCTTAAGGAATTCTGGGGCTTTGCTATTGGAAAAAACCTTTTAGCTCAGTCTATTCAATGGGCTGACTCTAATCATATTAAGAAGATCACTTTAAATGTTCTTGAAACAAATGAGAATGCGATTAAGCTTTATAAGAAAAATGGATTTGAAATTGAAGGGCTGCTAAAAATGGATAAGCGTCTGTCTGATGGCAACTATTACAGCACCATTACAATGGGAAGGATTTGGGACAATTCTC
This region includes:
- a CDS encoding GNAT family N-acetyltransferase, which encodes MIIKPKQYIVKNVSYKIRSAVEEDAKELSKVRVQIDGETENMDREAGEAYIDETGFIELVKKDSISDRNIFLVAEVNGRIAGFSRCQGSELKRSRHKVEFGVCVLKEFWGFAIGKNLLAQSIQWADSNHIKKITLNVLETNENAIKLYKKNGFEIEGLLKMDKRLSDGNYYSTITMGRIWDNSHNRTPYLKPDN